Proteins found in one Elgaria multicarinata webbii isolate HBS135686 ecotype San Diego chromosome 12, rElgMul1.1.pri, whole genome shotgun sequence genomic segment:
- the PLPBP gene encoding pyridoxal phosphate homeostasis protein produces MWRAGMAAGEGLGPALRAVKEQVQQAAASRPQSLPAIQPRLVAVSKTKPAEMVIEAYNHGQRSFGENYVQELLEKASESRILSSCPEIKWHFIGHLQKNNVNKLIGVPNLFMLETVDSIKLADRVNACWQKKGSLEKLKIMVQVNTSGEDSKHGLPPGEAVMTVTHILQKCLSLEFVGLMTIGSFGHDLSKGPNPDFQMLLSLRQELCDKLNIPLEKVELSMGMSTDFQHAIEVGSTNVRIGSTIFGERSYPNKPSNDKAPREIKGKVENLAV; encoded by the exons ATGTGGAGAGCCGGCATGGCTGCTGGGGAAGGCCTGGGACCGGCGCTCAGGGCGGTCAAGGAGCAAGTGCAGCAGGCGGCGGCCAGCAGGCCTCAG AGCTTGCCTGCTATACAGCCTCGTCTTGTAGCTGTCAGTAAAACGAAACCTGCAGAAATGGTGATCGAGGCCTACAACCATGGGCAACGCAGTTTTGGAGAAAACTAC GTCCAAGAATTACTAGAAAAGGCATCAGAGTCTAGG ATTCTCTCTTCTTGTCCAGAGATTAAATGGCATTTCATCGGCCACTTGCAGAAAAACAACGTCAACAAACTGATTG GGGTACCTAACCTCTTCATGCTAGAAACGGTGGATTCCATAAAACTGGCAGACAGGGTGAATGCTTGTTGGCAGAAGAAAGGCTCTTTGGAGAAGCTCAAGATTATGGTGCAAGTGAACACCAGTGGCGAAGACA GTAAGCACGGGCTGCCACCTGGAGAAGCCGTGATGACAGTGACACATATCCTGCAGAAATGTCTCAGCTTGGAATTTGTGGGCTTGATGACCATTGGCAGCTTCGGGCATGACCTGAGCAAGGGGCCCAATCCTGACTTCCAG atgttgttgtcttTGCGTCAGGAGCTGTGCGACAAGCTCAACATCCCCCTTGAGAAAGTGGAGCTGAGCATGGGCATGTCGACGGACTTCCAGCACGCA ATTGAAGTTGGATCCACAAACGTCCGGATCGGAAGCACGATCTTCGGAGAGCGCAGTTACCCCAACAAGCCTTCCAATGACAAAGCCCCGAGGGAGATCAAAGGCAAGGTGGAGAACCTGGCGGTGTAG